One window from the genome of Aeromonas sp. FDAARGOS 1405 encodes:
- the tyrS gene encoding tyrosine--tRNA ligase, producing MINPHLLDELTERGLVAQNSDPAALADHLATPRTVYCGFDPTAGSLHIGHLVPLLMLRRFQLAGHTPVALVGGATGLIGDPSFKATERSLNSADTVQGWVASLSAQIRALLPADEGLSAPQLVNNGDWMGQMSALDFLRDIGKHFSVNAMLARESVRQRLARPDQGISFTEFSYALLQSYDFAVLHQRLGCTLQIGGNDQWGNITSGMDLTRRLHQAQVHGMTLPLITKADGTKFGKTEGGAVWLDPALTSPYAFYQFWLGTADEDVYRFLRYYSFMSLSEIDALEAEDAKRQGRKQAQQVLANELTELVHGKAALAAVQRISELLFSGDVTRLGESDLAQLAQDGMPSSTVSGETDLVSLLVSCGLANSKRIARELLAAGAISLNGVIKQDEQLSADDRLFGRYLLLRRGKKQYHLVAWQ from the coding sequence ATGATCAACCCCCACCTGCTCGATGAGCTGACCGAGCGCGGCCTTGTGGCCCAGAATTCCGACCCGGCGGCCCTGGCCGATCATCTTGCCACCCCGCGCACCGTCTATTGCGGGTTCGATCCCACCGCCGGCAGCCTGCATATCGGTCATCTGGTGCCGCTCTTGATGCTGCGCCGTTTCCAGTTGGCGGGCCACACCCCGGTGGCACTGGTGGGCGGGGCAACCGGCCTTATCGGCGATCCCAGCTTCAAGGCGACCGAGCGCAGCCTCAACAGTGCCGATACCGTGCAGGGTTGGGTCGCCAGCCTGTCGGCCCAAATCAGGGCGCTGCTGCCCGCCGATGAGGGCCTGTCGGCCCCGCAACTGGTCAACAATGGCGACTGGATGGGGCAGATGTCCGCCCTCGATTTTCTGCGGGATATCGGCAAGCACTTCTCGGTCAACGCCATGCTGGCGCGGGAATCGGTGCGCCAGCGGCTGGCTCGCCCGGATCAGGGCATCTCGTTCACCGAGTTCTCCTACGCCCTGCTGCAATCCTACGACTTTGCGGTGCTGCACCAGCGGCTCGGCTGCACCCTGCAGATTGGCGGCAACGACCAGTGGGGCAATATCACCAGCGGCATGGATCTGACCCGTCGCCTCCATCAGGCGCAGGTACACGGCATGACCCTGCCCCTTATCACCAAGGCAGACGGCACCAAGTTCGGCAAGACCGAGGGGGGCGCGGTCTGGCTCGATCCGGCGCTCACCTCCCCTTACGCCTTCTACCAGTTCTGGCTCGGCACCGCGGATGAGGATGTCTACCGCTTCCTGCGCTACTACAGCTTTATGTCGCTGAGCGAGATTGATGCACTGGAGGCGGAAGATGCGAAGCGGCAGGGGCGCAAGCAGGCCCAGCAGGTGCTGGCGAACGAGCTGACCGAGCTGGTACACGGCAAGGCGGCGCTGGCGGCGGTGCAGCGCATCAGCGAGCTGCTGTTTAGCGGCGACGTGACCCGCCTCGGCGAGAGCGATCTGGCCCAGCTGGCGCAGGATGGCATGCCGAGCAGCACCGTCAGCGGCGAGACCGATCTGGTCAGCCTGCTGGTCAGCTGCGGTCTGGCGAACTCCAAACGCATCGCCCGCGAGCTGCTGGCGGCGGGCGCCATCAGTCTCAATGGTGTGATCAAGCAGGATGAACAGCTGAGTGCCGATGATCGGCTGTTTGGCCGCTACCTGCTGCTGCGCCGGGGCAAGAAGCAGTATCACCTGGTGGCGTGGCAATAA
- a CDS encoding triacylglycerol lipase, with protein MKRWLLVLLCTLPMLAHASGYTQTRYPIVLVHGLFGFDKLLGVDYFYGIPQALSRDGAKVYVAQVSATASSEQRGEQLLAQIELLLAATGAEKVNLIGHSHGGPTIRYVASVAPELVASATSIGGVNYGSEIADLVRANAAPGSAAEKLAAAAAHALSGMISLLSGGSQLPQDPVAALDALTSKGASQFNQRYPEGLPSRYCGEGPMQASNGVYYFSWSGRGNLTNLLDPVDPALALTGAFFKEPNDGLVGVCSSHLGKVIGTDYRMNHLDEVNQSFGIHHLFETDPVTLYRQHANRLKELGL; from the coding sequence ATGAAGAGATGGCTTCTGGTGCTGCTCTGCACCCTGCCCATGCTGGCACACGCCAGCGGATACACCCAGACCCGCTACCCCATAGTGCTGGTGCACGGCCTGTTCGGCTTCGACAAGCTGCTCGGGGTCGATTACTTCTACGGCATTCCCCAGGCCCTGAGCCGGGATGGTGCCAAAGTCTACGTGGCCCAAGTGTCGGCCACCGCCAGTTCGGAGCAACGGGGCGAACAGCTGCTCGCCCAGATTGAGCTGCTGCTGGCGGCCACCGGCGCCGAGAAGGTCAATCTGATCGGCCACTCCCACGGCGGCCCCACCATCCGTTATGTCGCTTCGGTCGCCCCCGAGCTGGTCGCCTCCGCCACCAGCATCGGCGGGGTCAACTACGGCTCAGAGATTGCCGATCTGGTGCGGGCCAATGCCGCCCCCGGCTCGGCCGCCGAGAAGCTGGCGGCCGCCGCAGCCCACGCCCTCTCCGGCATGATTTCACTGCTCTCGGGCGGGAGCCAGCTGCCGCAAGATCCGGTCGCCGCTCTCGATGCTCTCACCAGCAAGGGGGCCAGCCAGTTCAACCAGCGCTACCCGGAGGGGCTGCCCAGCCGCTATTGCGGCGAGGGGCCGATGCAGGCCAGTAACGGCGTCTACTACTTCTCCTGGAGCGGGCGCGGCAACCTGACCAATCTGCTGGATCCGGTGGATCCTGCGCTGGCGCTGACCGGCGCCTTCTTCAAGGAGCCCAATGACGGACTGGTCGGGGTCTGCAGCAGCCACCTCGGCAAGGTGATCGGCACCGACTACCGGATGAACCATCTGGACGAAGTGAACCAGTCCTTCGGCATCCACCATCTGTTCGAGACCGATCCGGTCACCCTCTATCGCCAGCATGCCAACCGTCTCAAGGAGCTGGGACTATGA
- a CDS encoding lipase secretion chaperone, which produces MKIATLLVVPCAITLLLGGVLLWPTAPTADSSQAQTNQHAQSHPHDPEQEAADALQARYRTFVSAQSSLTVPTEISLASLQILFDEREQLRQQSFTPAEQAQLFAEDRLMEQLTLRRRALAEARDSDKSQLASELDLWLAEQPGWFREAEANSRLLEELQELAQMEPAKRDALLLETGGPEAVDRMRQLEQNRQGFEEQLSGFLAELRQLPNEARAEQQQELLARWFEPGQWRRVEALTRLKLGEQ; this is translated from the coding sequence ATGAAGATAGCCACCCTGCTCGTCGTGCCCTGCGCCATCACCCTGCTGCTTGGCGGGGTGTTGCTCTGGCCCACAGCACCGACGGCAGACTCATCACAGGCTCAAACCAATCAGCATGCACAGAGCCACCCGCACGATCCCGAGCAGGAGGCCGCCGATGCCCTGCAGGCGCGCTATCGCACCTTTGTCTCCGCCCAGAGCAGCCTGACGGTTCCCACCGAAATCTCCCTCGCCAGCTTGCAGATCCTGTTTGACGAGCGGGAGCAGCTGCGCCAGCAGAGCTTTACCCCGGCCGAGCAGGCCCAGCTGTTTGCCGAGGATCGACTGATGGAGCAGCTGACCCTGCGCCGCAGGGCGCTGGCGGAAGCAAGAGACAGCGACAAGTCGCAGCTGGCCAGCGAGCTGGATCTCTGGCTGGCGGAGCAACCGGGCTGGTTTCGCGAGGCGGAGGCCAACAGCCGCCTGCTTGAAGAGTTGCAAGAGCTGGCACAGATGGAGCCAGCCAAACGGGATGCCCTGCTGCTGGAGACGGGGGGGCCGGAAGCAGTGGATCGGATGCGCCAGCTGGAGCAGAACCGGCAAGGGTTCGAGGAGCAGCTCAGCGGCTTTCTGGCCGAACTCAGGCAACTGCCGAACGAGGCCCGGGCCGAACAGCAACAGGAGCTGCTGGCCCGCTGGTTCGAACCCGGACAGTGGCGCCGGGTCGAGGCGCTCACCCGGCTCAAGCTGGGGGAACAATGA
- a CDS encoding thioesterase family protein, whose protein sequence is MLEMQIQPRFQETDALGHINNTVPAVWFESARDPLFRIFSPDLDVHNWHLIIAGYTVQFKRELFYGQPVTIKTGVRRIGTSSFTVWQEAWQGGELAVTAETTLIHFDYRTRQSLPLSDVHREGLRAWLTES, encoded by the coding sequence ATGCTGGAAATGCAGATCCAACCCCGCTTTCAGGAGACGGATGCCCTCGGCCATATCAACAATACGGTGCCGGCGGTCTGGTTCGAATCGGCGCGGGATCCCCTGTTCCGGATCTTTTCCCCCGATCTGGATGTGCATAACTGGCATCTGATCATCGCGGGCTATACGGTGCAGTTCAAACGGGAGCTGTTCTACGGCCAGCCGGTCACCATCAAGACCGGCGTGCGCCGCATCGGCACCAGCTCATTTACGGTCTGGCAGGAGGCCTGGCAGGGCGGCGAACTGGCCGTCACCGCCGAAACGACCCTGATCCATTTTGACTACCGGACCCGCCAATCCCTGCCCCTGAGCGATGTTCACCGGGAAGGGCTGCGGGCCTGGCTGACAGAGAGTTAA